From the Euphorbia lathyris chromosome 6, ddEupLath1.1, whole genome shotgun sequence genome, one window contains:
- the LOC136232259 gene encoding cyclin-dependent kinase C-2-like, with the protein MAIASPGRLNLNESPTWGSRSVDCFEKLEQIGEGTYGQVYMAKEIKTSEIVALKKIRMDNEREGFPITAIREIKILKKLHHENVIKLKEIVTSPGPEKDEQGRTDGNKYKGGIYMVFEYMDHDLTGLADRPGMRFSVAQIKCYMRQLLTGLHYCHVNQVLHRDIKGSNLLIDNEGNLKLADFGLARSFSNEHNANLTNRVITLWYRPPELLLGTTKYGPAVDMWSVGCIFAELLHGKPIFPGKDEPEQLNKIFELCGAPDEVNWPGVSKIPWYNNFKPTRPMKRRLREVFRHFDRHALELLERMLALDPSQRISAKDALDAEYFWTDPLPCDPKSLPKYESSHEFQTKKKRQQQRQHEENAKRQKLQHPQPHGRLPPIQQSGQAHPQMRTGNQPLHNSQPPVAAGPSHHYGKPRAPAGGPGRYPSSGTSGGYSHPNRGGGQGGGGGYGSGPYPPQGRAPPYGSSGMSGAPRGGGGSNAYGVGAPNYTQGAPPYGSSGGGGRGSNMMGGNRNQQYGWQP; encoded by the exons ATGGCTATAGCATCCCCTGGACGCCTCAACCTAAATGAATCACCCACTTGGGGATCCAGAAGTGTTGATTGTTTTGAGAAACTAGAGCAGATTGGCGAGGGCACTTATGG ACAAGTTTACATGGCTAAGGAAATAAAGACCAGTGAAATAGTTGCCTTGAAGAAAATAAGAATGGATAATGAAAGAGAGGGG TTTCCTATAACAGCTATACGTGAAATCAAAATTCTAAAGAAGTTACATCATGAAAATGTAATCAAGTTGAAAGAGATTGTGACCTCTCCTG gTCCTGAAAAGGATGAGCAGGGGAGAACAG ATGGTAACAAGTACAAAGGCGGAATATACATGGTCTTTGAATACATGGACCATGATTTGACAGGGCTTGCTGATCGTCCTGGGATGAGATTTTCAGTTGCTCAAATTAAG TGCTATATGAGGCAGCTTTTGACTGGTCTTCACTATTGCCATGTTAACCAAGTACTTCATCGTGATATCAAAG GTTCTAATCTTCTAATAGACAATGAGGGCAATTTAAAGCTTGCAGATTTTGGGCTTGCCAGATCATTCTCAAATGAGCATAATGCTAATCTTACCAATCGTGTTATTACTTTATGGTACAG ACCTCCAGAATTGCTTCTTGGGACAACAAAATATGGTCCAGCTGTTGACATGTGGTCTGTCGGCTGTATTTTTGCTGAACTGCTGCACGGAAAACCTATTTTTCCTGGAAAAGATGAG CCagaacaattaaataaaattttcgAGCTGTGTGGGGCTCCAGATGAGGTTAACTGGCCTGGTGTTTCCAAGATTCCTTGGTATAACAATTTTAAACCAACAAGGCCAATGAAGAGACGTCTAAGAGAGGTTTTCAGACA TTTTGACCGCCATGCTTTGGAGTTGTTAGAGAGAATGCTGGCTCTTGATCCTTCTCAG AGAATATCTGCCAAGGATGCGCTTGACGCCGAGTATTTCTGGACCGATCCGTTGCCTTGTGATCCTAAGAG TTTACCCAAGTATGAATCATCACATGAATTTCAGACGAAGAAAAAGCGCCAGCAACAAAGACAGCATGAAGAAAACGCAAAGCGTCAGAAACTGCAACACCCGCAACCTCATGGCCGCCTACCACCCATTCAGCAGTCTGGGCAGGCACATCCGCAAATGAGGACAGGTAATCAGCCTTTGCATAATTCACAGCCTCCAGTTGCAGCAGGGCCTAGCCACCATTACGGGAAGCCTCGTGCACCGGCTGGTGGGCCAGGCAGGTATCCCTCAAGCGGGACAAGTGGAGGTTACAGCCATCCAAATCGCGGAGGAGGTCAAGGGGGCGGAGGAGGTTATGGGAGTGGACCATATCCTCCACAGGGACGAGCACCACCTTATGGTTCGAGTGGCATGTCGGGTGCTCCTCGTGGTGGTGGAGGGAGCAATGCATATGGAGTCGGTGCACCTAATTATACTCAAGGTGCTCCTCCTTATGGAAGCTCCGGTGGTGGTGGTCGGGGGTCAAACATGATGGGTGGAAACCGGAACCAGCAATATGGTTGGCAACCGTAG